TCTCACTCAACCTATGTCTAAGGTTTTTGAAAATGTTCATAGTGAatacaatccattgatcaaaaggtCTTTTAAATGGACTCTAATGATAGcttggtcatgggcttacacaaaggataTGCACTTTGAGGccaagaaatgaatattcaatcaatatcttcatcagGTTTACAAGCCAAGAACcttgaagataagataagaGATGATTGCTTCCACTCCTTCTAGCAGTAGCTCCTATGTGATATCTCATTTCaactcgaaccatcccaatcagaagagactttggaTAAGGGTTGTAGTGTTGGTTCGGGTGAGGCTTAGAAAGGCTTCAAAGACTTTCAAATATCAAAGGGTTAAAAGTgagtgattatcttggcatcattaccatcacacgacttttaaaaaattcaactcttgaaatttaacctatCTCGAGATTCCTTGTGGTAATTTGTCTTTTTAATTAATGCAGAGCAGAGTATACAGGATTTCAgtcggttgagatgagatcagaaaTCAGAAAATCGCAAGTCCAGAGTTTGTTCAGAAATTAGTGATTTAGTCGCAATTGTCAGAGACAGTTTAGAAATCGCTCAGAATCGCTAGTTTAGCTTCgcagattttgtgttgaagacctttggaattttaagtgggcAAATGTTTAATATTTTGGATCCGAAGTGATTTGGACAAGATAGCAGTGATCTGGTAGCACCAACATtgaaggagcaacttgggaaaCCGAAGATTCGATGAGATAATTGTACCCTCACCTTTTTGCTTAAGatgtgtaatggtttaaatttcgaggacgaattttttataagaggggaagagttgtgacataccaattttctattttcaataaattgagacgggcatttcgttggcacacatatagttcttttccttgagtcggccactcatgtaaaaactagtctatcgggtgaagtcgttaagagtttctaatgcatcagactcgagaatttgactaggaagcgacctttcgaccgaactaatctgcaagggtcattacgatataattaaaaatcgattaaagactggagataggtcgactcgatagaggcatgtgatcgagtgtgggtgattccaccatatcacacaattcttgtcgatcaacactagaccgatttttctgtcgattgggtaccctatgtccgtatttgaaaccttgagattatcccaataatcgagagtcgccgatgtgtcaaagatgtataTTGTGGCTtaatcaaccacatgtcaaatgcacgaaaatttctaaaaactatccggtagattaggacgtgCTAATATCGtgccagagtgaaattaaccatgaaattgagatcgaattcataaattggaagtctggatgtgtcacaaatcattttaggaatattaactcattttcggaagatttttcatgtaatcagagtttttcagcaattaaatcggAGAATTGTtattttggctcgagaaattagtagacCCACTTTTGGTCGTGCTTTTGGAACTCAAGTTAGTTCTATAGTCAAGTGATGACGTAAATTAAATTGTGGtgatatttgattaattttatggatttcaatttggttcaattagaagagaattgaataaTATGATGtataaagtttaaaaattggtatgccacggcggaaattgaaattggaccTATTGAGAAGATTGTGGTGGAAGATTTGAGTGAGTGAGAAATGATGTCGCATGAgatcatggtgggccatttttgttggattaaagaaaaagaaaaagaaaaagaaaaagaaatggtcccatctctctctcctccctccctccctctctcccgtcgagcctctctcctccatcttcttcatcttcttcttccgacGCCAGCAACAGCGAAGATCGACCAGCAAGTCGTCGGGCCTCACGCCGTTGCACGCCTTCGCCGGACCGCCGTTAGTCGGccccctcctttctccttcttctctgtTCGTTGAGCAACCTCTCTCCTCGATCTCCAGCTCGTGCTCGACGCTCCACCAGATCTGAGAAGACACCAGAGTAGTTAACAGCACTGTTGGAGCAGCCACACGCCTCCGCACGCCTCCGCCCGTCGTCGCTCACTGTCTCGCGCTCCACTGTTGCCCGCGTTTGGTCGACGCCCAGCTGCGTCTCAGCCTCGGTCCGTGCGTTCTAGGAGCTGCCGGATCTCGTCCCTGCCACCGTGAGCCGCCGTTGACCTCCCCACTGGCCCGTCCAAGCCCCGCCAGTCTCCTCCGCCCGTTCCCGACCCAAGTTGGCTTCGAATCGGCCCTTTCCCGACCCCAACTAGCAGCAAACGGAGAGGGAAGAAATGGGTATTGCAGCGAAggtttggcccattttggccgccttcccgagcttGGACGCTCGGCTCGCCTtaaggaaagtcgatcctcgcgtcatttttgttgttttggtcTGATCGGttcgttaatcgggtgagtttagcttattaaatcttgattagacggttaatgatgccctaagtgtgcttagtctaagttaaataagcttaggtggttagtttagtttatttaattgtgatttagattaagatgtttgtttaatttaaagtatgtttaattaaaggctaagagagcttatttaataataaaccttaatgggacataataggattttaattttgaattatttaattgtttgaaattctggaatttataatattatattatattccgaaattattattaaaaaaaggaaaaaataatttttgaccccgattgctcagaatttcgtgtcgatcgctgctgtgtatttagaatttgaatttgatgattgattgtggcaaatggagtgtgattgcgatacatagagattctttttataaaatctcaagtgtcaaaatttaatGGAAGAACGACTGTatttgaccacctattaaaggttgtgtctagtggggccgtgattgaccacctatttaAAGGTTGTGTCTAGTGGGGCCATGATTGACCActtattaaaggttgtgctcagtggggccgtgattgaccacctattagaggtcgtgcccattgggccgagatctatcacctaattaaaggtcgtgtcgagtgggaccgtgattgccactggttattaaaccttcctatagggtcaTGATTGgaagcaatgattgatttgctaaaatgacatgtaatcggccaagTCGATtaatcgctgagacgatccaagtggttgaattgttctgataatgtgattgtgccatagttgtttggttatcataattgcatgtgattgaattatataaactatGCTAACCTGCAGATAAAGACTAATGCGAAGTAAGTTTTctatgtgatgtggctaggccacccggagcgtattttctttctaataggggtttagggggttgaacttgctgagacaatgtctcatcccggttgtgggattaaaatttcaagttcaTGGTAAACGGAGCGGGTAGATAACTTTGGTTGACCTTGAGGAGTTgtagaggtgaagtcataaggattggagaacgtgttcgacttgtaggtcgtaggacaattcctttttaagagccggtcttctatagacttttggccgtagatctctatttgtaattttattgaattataaaagtgttatgttgtggttttgcttcctgtttttctatcgtgtatttcattgtcaagagttttataatacgttcctcttgcgcaataataaatgaatggggtcggcgacactatctgggaatgtcgcatttgcatgaccatggtgggatgttggcgtgctcgaggttcagggcgtgacacatttttttttcttatttctcatttgtttcaattttattatagaGGAAATTAcccatgctcatttcaaataatatttattatcatCTCAAACAATATTTAAAAAGGTTAAATGTGGAGATCACTGTTGATTTAATATTGTTTATcgcattttttttgtttttctttttatttttccctttactTTCTCCATTTGGAACATAATTTGTGTCCCtcttttccgaaaaataatttagtTGGTAGATAGCTAAacaaatattgttttttttttttgtcaggaACTAACTATTGTGATAATGAGTTTACTAGAAAaccattattaaaaaaataacgtAAGCACGAGTAAAGTGAAAAGACTCGgtcattttgtttaattatatCTCTGATATATGTCATCACATTATAGCATGTACTTTTAATTGcccaactttcattttattcagTGAATCTAATAAtccactttttttattatatttcatgCGATCATTATATGATGTTTtaaatatacttttgaaaaaattaaaaatatgacaaagttcaatacataaaaaaattccaaacatccatcatcatcatgcaaatgcaaaagaaaatactCCCTAAAACATTATTATATAGaataatattattatctttatttATAATTAGCCATTGACAAGAGATATGGCAATGGTAATGGTGTTATAAGACAGCTCGTTCAAACCATTtgcaaatacattttttttttgtcaattctaaatgcatcacaatttaaaaaaacaattaatgaaaacaaaattatccaCCGCAATAATGAAAAGTTGCATATGCAACTTAACAAAAGATCaatgggcccgtttggttcaattttgaagaaacaactTTGCATTTCCTCGAGTAACTTTGAATGAATGGGCATTTTGTGAATGTTGGTGTGTTTGGAAACTcaattttgtgtatattttgcaaagcatctttaaggtgaaaagaaaaaagaaaaaaagaaaaaaagaaaaaaagaaaagaaaagggaggaggagatgaagtTGCTCGgcaatggtggtggtggtggtggggaggtggctagtggcggtggcggtgggggAGGCGGCTtgccgaggtcggcgacctcaaGCGACGACGTCCGAGGTTGCGCGGCCTCGGGTTGCGTCACTTGGGTCGCTTGACCTCGGGTGTGACCTAGGGTGTCGCCCGAGGTCGCACGGCCTCAAGCGGTTGGGTCGCTCGAACTAGGCGGCGGGCGCTTGGGTTGCGTGACCAAGCGACGCTTGAGGTCACTCGACCTCAGGTGAGGCTTCCCGGCAACCAGATCTACCCCCCCGGGCGAGCGTCGTTCGCCGAATGAGCTTCACGAGGAAGGCAGGAGCTTTgtgaggaagaagggagaagacgatgaacaatgtttttttatggcaaaaaaggaaaacatgatTATTAGTAAGGGcaatatttgaaagaaaaattcattaaatcTTAGACTAGCATTCTgaaaatgctagcatttgacAAATGGAGACTCAAAAGTATGAACCAATcgcaaaatattttccccaatgGGCAATGGGGGCCCAAAGCTCATTAGGAAAGCTGGACCGAACAAGGCCAAATGTTTGTTGAAGTGCTTGGCTCTCTTTAAAAGGTTACtctcttgattttattttttttaacttgaaaCAGAtaataaaagttttaaattacATAAATAAAAGAGTCACTATTCActtaaaatgaatatatatatatatatatatatatatagatataaatatATGTCAAGGAATGAGCATCAATGTTTAGCGTGAGAGGCTCTAAATGAACTTGCTGACATGATTGATTAATGTTCCCCATTCACAATTGCATCTTCAATAGACACATTCAAGCAGTTTTCGTCCTATTTAATATTGTGTTCCATAATgattgcaataaaaaaaatacaatgaaaGATGAGTAAATTGTGTATAATGCATTCATCAACTACAGTGTTTAATCTTTTAGTACATTCtcataaattcatttttaaaatcgaaGTGAACAAATTCATGATTATGAGGATAATCTAGAGAAATAAAGTTAATAATTGGCGAAATAAGTTTAGAATAAGAGATATATGGAAGGAAATGTTGAATTGAAATGGGTGTGGAATATGTGACTAGAGTgaacaaaaattgtttgaaGTGGATATAAAGGAATAATGTAGTTAATTCAATGTGATAAGAGGATGTTAGAGACTAATAAATGGgtggaaagccaaaaaaaaaaaaaaaaaaatcttcctattaatttttttgtcatctaTGACTGAACCATGAGCTTGTTTTTAATGCTTGCCAAACACCAGGTTTATGATTTGGTGAACTAAGAAATTCTCTATGAAGTTGTTTTGACATATACAATGTGTATCATTTTCcaataagataaaattaagtGACAGCTGTGGTCTAATCACTGTATGTTTTTAAGAGTCTCGACAAGGCATGCATATAGTTTTAAGGTTAAATGAGATTGTGGACCATATAGTTTTAGCGAGTACGTGTTTTAgtcaacaaatttttattttgttcactcattttttaactttcttgGTTTGTCCTATTCAATTCTTTATGCACTTATGCTAGTTTTGAtaattaggataaaatttatcttatcatATGTTTGATATGATGAGGATATACCttggataaaaaaatccaatgaGGGGTAGGATAAAAAATGAACATGATTTGTTATATTCGTGACATAAAAATTATCTTCTTTGAATGACAAACTTCTTAgtttagtaaaattaaaataatatttaaattctaatatgaaaaagaaaattcaaaactagcataattttcatttttatttataatgtgCTTGTGTGTTTGTGCTTATATATCAGTAtctatatttattacatattttaggcaTATTATTatagtttattttaaaaaaaaaatattaaagatcAATGGAAgtgaataaaaaggaaataataaatgagataaaaaaatagCTAATAAATTCGAAGTGGGAAAATCAGAtttcaaatgaacaaattcaaaattgaaagggaatttcctaaatttgatgaatgaagagcaatgaaatttctaaaaaaaataccTACCATCTCCATTTCCTTTTATTCAATATTATTCTGTATTTCTAGTTCACGTTAACTCTTCACGACTCCTCCATGATTCTTTAGTCACGTCAAAGCTCCACCAAAATGGCAAGAGAGTCAAAGTCAAACTCGTGGCTCTAAACGCGCTAATGTGCTCCCGTGTTGTTTAAAATTAAGATATTGCAACAGTCATAGATTGATTGATGGAGATCATCACCGTCTATACATTTGTAGATATTTTGGAGGTGAACCACGAGAGATTTTTACAATATTTATttgtatattttcaaatttatttgtaTTGATATGCAGTTTATACTAAATTACGAAAAAGACATGATACGAAAATATCCGAATTAATTATCACCACTTACTAAATAATGGATAAGATATAGTGTATTTTATTTAGTCTTATCCCAGCTATAAATTCAGGAGGCCAAATGCAGCCACAAATCCTCGAACTTTTTCGATTTCCTAAATAGTCAAATTTACAAACGACGCGACGGATGCTCATTTCAATTCATCCGTCAGCGGGTTAACCCTCCGGCTTTATTATCGGCCCAGTAAGCCCACGGGCTTTTACTGGGCCGGAGTTCAAAAGCCCAGGCCACACGAGACCGGCGGCATCGCCGCTTCCCACGTTACCTCCTTCCTCGTTCTATTGAATCGTATTCTCGTGCTCTAGTCTgccaaagagagaaagaggaaggaaaggaaggaagcaaggagGGAAGGAAGgacagagaaagaaataaaaaaataaaaaaattctcccCCCCTCGCGGTCTAGGGTTTGCAGACGCGCACGCACGACTTTCTCCTCCCTCTCGTTTGATGGCCATTGAAGATTCCGGGCGCATTTCGGAGTTCGCGACCAGCATAGCCGTGCCGCGATTGACCGCCGGTTTTCCCCCCTTTCGCTCTCCGTTTTCGCCGGTCGGTCCGGACGCTTGAGCTCGCGTTCCAGATCGCCGGCGACCCCGCCGATCTGGAACGTCCGGTCTCCGGCGGCGCGgcgcgggggcgggggcgggggcggtgCGGCATCGGTGGTGACGCGGCGAGGCCTCCTCTGCGGATGACGCTGGGCGAGGTACACGTGGGCAGTCCGGGTGGCGGGATGGCGGATGAGGCGAGAGGCGATTGTACGGATTCGGTCGATTGCGTCGTTGCGGGGAAGGACGCGGACGCGGGCTTCGCGGACGACGGTTTGACCGGCGCGGGTGCCGATTCGGGCGGCGGTTTGTCGGTTTCGCAGGGCGGCGGAAGCGGCGTCGGTTCGTTTCGTGAAGCTATGGCGACCGGTTGTTCTTACGCAGAGAACGGAGAGGTGGATGGTGATAATGTGGCCGGTCTTCGGGATGAAAGAGTCAACGGCTTGAGGGAAGTGAAGCGGAGTACGGACGACGGCATGGATCCGTTGACGCTGGGAGGAGAAGATGGGAGTTGCGACGTAAACGTATCGTCGATGGGTTGTAAAATGGCGTCGGAAGGGGTCGCTGGAACCGTGGATTATTCCACGATGCCGGACGAGAGCCGTGCCTTCCCTCTATCGGAGAAGTGGACGGGCTCCATGGTCGACGAAGATGGCAATTCAGTTATAGCGGAGGATTATACGCTTGGCAGAATCTCGTTATGCTCGGAAGCTGGTTTGATGGCGTCTGCCAACGAGGCCGGTTCATTGGATGATTTGGACCTGAAGGATGGCCAAGGCGTGAACGGTAATGCTGCTGTTCTCTCGAGTGAAATAAGGGATGCTGCTGCCCCTGCCTGCACCCAGCTATCGCCTTCAAAAAGTTTCCATGAAACGTTGGAACCCTCGTGTTCTGATGATTTTCCGAGTAGTCTTCTTGCGGAGCATTACACTTTGTGGCCTTGTCAGGGAAGGAGTGAGGATGGGGATATGGGCGTTATTGGTGATCCTGAACCATTTTATTCTTCAAGCATGGAAATACCTGATCTAGGCATCGCTTTTGCTGCAGATGATGCAGAGTTCACAGAAGAGAAACTTGTGGTTTCACGTGAATGTGATGGACAATTGGACGAAAGTGCTGGCAGCAGTTCAGGGAAAGGGGCATTGGAATTTGCTTCTCAGCTCACTGTTGCGGATTCGTATCTTCTGCCGTCGTATCTGCCATCTTCGACATACACAAACTGCTCTTTGAAGCTGAAAAATGTGCCAGAGGTTTCAAATGGTGTCATCGTTCCAAACTCTAAGGTTGACAATTTTAAGGATGGCATAGATGATGGAAAATGTTCTACTCAGTCTGATCACAGCTCTGAGACCACAGGTCCCAAAATTGTATCATCCTCCTCCCAGAAGAGTGGCCGGATAAGTAAATCAGGCAGGAAGACTCAGGTAAAAAGGGCTGCAAGGAACTCGAGGAATGCAAGCAAAGTAGTATGCCTTCTTGAAACTCGAGAATTTGTCAGTGAGGCTTCCAAAAAGAAGAGGACCCCACTCTCCAAAACAGCCCGTTCTTCCCCCTGGGGTGCACTTCAAAATGTTTCTCAACTGTTTGAGCAGGTGAATGGGCTGGGATTCACGCAAGTGAAAAGCCAAAGACGAAGTAAAGCTAGGACTGGCAGAGGaagtgataaaaagaaaaaggatcaGCAAGTTAGTAACCCAAACTTGTCCAATGGAACAAATTGTGGTTCATCCACACGTATCAGGTTGAAGGTAAAACTGGGCAAAGGACCCATTCTGGGTAGTTCAAATGTAATAGAGGTTGTTGAATCTGCCCGATCTGTAAGCATTGTTGCCAATACTGGTGCAACGACATCGTTCAAGGGAACCTGTGCCGAGGTTCCCCAAACGGACGATGGTGAATACAAATCACGGGTAGAGGGATGTCTAGACAATATCAGTTCAAAGGAAAAACTTGTTTCTGCTGATCCTCGCTTAAGTTCAGGTTTGGAAACTGGAAACTCAGACACTGGTATCATTTTAGAAAAGTCCACTGGAAATGCTAGAGAAGATTGTCTTGGCATTCCTGATTGTGCAGAGATTGAAACAGCAGGAGGAACTGCTGATGGCAGTTATTTGGATCCTGAAACTTCTCCTGATTCAGAAGTAATTAATTTAGTTCCAGAAGCCCAAGATGGTGAAGGGTTTAGGGAAGACATTGATGAAGCTGTTTTACGCCGTGCCCAAGAATTAGCCACTTGCGAAAATGTTGATGGctccaaaagaggaaaaaagaaaattaaggtGCCTCGTCGAGGTAATCATGCTATGAAAGATGGTTTGTCTGGTTCAACACGCTCACTCAAGGATAAATCTTCAAAGAAACGTGGTGGCAGACAAAATTCGAGTGACTGCCATTTATCTAAAGAGGACTTTACTGTATCAACCATGACTAATGCTTCCATTGATTGCTTGAGCCATAGTGAATTGTTAACTTCACCAGTGGAGGCTGGGTGTGCAGTGCCTAGAGCTTTTCAGGAAGTGGATAATGCTGATAGGACATTCCCTGAGGAAGATGGAAGTCTTGGACTATCTGAATCTGAAAATGCCAGTATATTAAATTGCTCCACCAAGAGTTCGGGACGTAAACTTTCTCAAAATGCAAAATCTAGCAGAGTGTATAAGCGGGGCTCTAAAAGCTCCAATACTACAAAGAGCAGGAAGGAAAACGGGctaagccccttgggaaagaaCAAGGTAAAGGCTGAAGACATTGATAATCAGGCCCTGTCTCAAGTGAAAAGTCCCATGAAAGCAGGTATTTAGCTTTTAATAGTTGTAGCTTTTGTCCTACTATTGTCTTGATTAGAGGAAAATCTAGCGTTTTTGTAATGTTGAATGTAAATCTTTTGGTAGCCTTGGTAGATGAAGTAGGCCACTCAAGAGATTTGAATTTCTGATTCTTTAAAATTGGCATTGTAGACTGTGATATAGCCGGTGACCAGGGTAACAAAATTGACTCTAATGCTGATGCTGGATTAGTCCCTATAAGTACCCCTGGATCAGGGACAATTTCGGGAGATTCAGGGGACCAACATTTACTGTTGCGTAATGCTTGGGTTCGTTGTGATGATTGCTACAAATGGAGAAGGATACTGGCTGCACTTGCAGATTCTATTGAAGATACAAATAGCCATTGGTACACTACagttctttcttttgttcatcaTATTTACAATGGTCTGGCTTTAGAATTGTTATAGCTtcagattttgcaaaatattcTAGCATTGCATGATCTAATTTTAGGGAGCTACAATCAGCCTATATGTATGCTTTGCCTCCAGAAATGCCTCCACTGAAAAGGATCAAGTTTTATCCATATTGGCTCTGCTTTTGTGCTTGTCATATTTGCGGCAGCTGTACAGGCCTcactaatatatattttacttttgaagcTGAGGATAAACTCAATAGAAATATTGTTACAGCCATTAGTTGCTTTTTGTAGGACATGAAGGTAACACCGCCATCGTTTAGTGTTTGTGAGATTGCTTTGGTGATAAATTGATGCCTTTGAAGAACTTTATGTTTGCTTCAGTTTTTGGCCTTTTGAGGTCTAATTTCATAATGATTTGTGAGTTGAAACTAccatagaattaattttttgccTCTTGCATGGAACATATGTTTCTAAATGTCTACTTTGCCCAGATTTTTCTTAACTCAGGGAAGCAGCCGAATGTTTTGCCTGATTGGTCTCCGTAGACTACTATGGTTTCTATGTAATTGCTTAGTAGCTCACTGATTCTTTTTGTAGGACCTGTAAAGACAACACGGATGTAGCTTTCGCCGACTGTTCAATCCCTCAAGAGAAGTCTAATGCAGATATAAATGCTGAGTTGGACATATCAGATGCTTCTTGTGAAGAAGACGAGGGCACTGCTCGTCCCAATTATAAAGAATTGGGTTTGAGCCGCTTAACAGGTTTTCTTTATGTCGTTACTAGATATATAAGATAATTTTACTGGATAGGTCTGCATTTTCTCTTTTAGCTT
The window above is part of the Eucalyptus grandis isolate ANBG69807.140 chromosome 6, ASM1654582v1, whole genome shotgun sequence genome. Proteins encoded here:
- the LOC104450544 gene encoding LOW QUALITY PROTEIN: histone-lysine N-methyltransferase ASHH2 (The sequence of the model RefSeq protein was modified relative to this genomic sequence to represent the inferred CDS: deleted 2 bases in 1 codon), which translates into the protein MADEARGDCTDSVDCVVAGKDADAGFADDGLTGAGADSGGGLSVSQGGGSGVGSFREAMATGCSYAENGEVDGDNVAGLRDERVNGLREVKRSTDDGMDPLTLGGEDGSCDVNVSSMGCKMASEGVAGTVDYSTMPDESRAFPLSEKWTGSMVDEDGNSVIAEDYTLGRISLCSEAGLMASANEAGSLDDLDLKDGQGVNGNAAVLSSEIRDAAAPACTQLSPSKSFHETLEPSCSDDFPSSLLAEHYTLWPCQGRSEDGDMGVIGDPEPFYSSSMEIPDLGIAFAADDAEFTEEKLVVSRECDGQLDESAGSSSGKGALEFASQLTVADSYLLPSYLPSSTYTNCSLKLKNVPEVSNGVIVPNSKVDNFKDGIDDGKCSTQSDHSSETTGPKIVSSSSQKSGRISKSGRKTQVKRAARNSRNASKVVCLLETREFVSEASKKKRTPLSKTARSSPWGALQNVSQLFEQVNGLGFTQVKSQRRSKARTGRGSDKKKKDQQVSNPNLSNGTNCGSSTRIRLKVKLGKGPILGSSNVIEVVESARSVSIVANTGATTSFKGTCAEVPQTDDGEYKSRVEGCLDNISSKEKLVSADPRLSSGLETGNSDTGIILEKSTGNAREDCLGIPDCAEIETAGGTADGSYLDPETSPDSEVINLVPEAQDGEGFREDIDEAVLRRAQELATCENVDGSKRGKKKIKVPRRGNHAMKDGLSGSTRSLKDKSSKKRGGRQNSSDCHLSKEDFTVSTMTNASIDCLSHSELLTSPVEAGCAVPRAFQEVDNADRTFPEEDGSLGLSESENASILNCSTKSSGRKLSQNAKSSRVYKRGSKSSNTTKSRKENGLSPLGKNKVKAEDIDNQALSQVKSPMKADCDIAGDQGNKIDSNADAGLVPISTPGSGTISGDSGDQHLLLRNAWVRCDDCYKWRRILAALADSIEDTNSHWTCKDNTDVAFADCSIPQEKSNADINAELDISDASCEEDEGTARPNYKELGLSRLTVPQKSSFVRIESNKFLHRSRRTQTIDEIMVCHCKPPSNGKSGCGDECLNRMLNIECVQGTCPCGDLCSNQQFQKRKYAKMQWLRCGKKGYGLQVLEDVSKGGFIIEYVGEVLDMPAYKARQREYASQGHKHFYFMTLNGSEVIDACAKGNLGRFINHSCDPNCRTEKWMVNGEICIGLFAIRDIKKGEEVTFDYNYVRVFGAAAKKCVCGSPQCRGYIGGDPLNTDVIVQGDSDDEYPEPIMLFENGSTVHPLNQLGAQITSGYENSMDQSAADIGKSRTSEDNGDPNTNLPSSDLPVDIILQTNNDASISVSATPQEILPRRFCASEKSEISSTSKPLSKLHRDDTSRTRTKKSNTIDKRLHPLVKQSISSGSIKKSKDSGSSINMDKVQGTAHKSQMVFSKPRKAVEGSSGGRFEAVEEKLNELLDSDGGISKRKDAPKGYLKLLFLTAASGDRGNEAIQSNRDLSMILDALLKTRSRVVLVDIISKNGLQMLHNIMKQYRRDFKKIPILRKLLKVLEYLAVREVLTLEHIASGPPCPGMESFRESILSLTEHDDKQVHQIARNFRDKWIPKPIRKFGFADRASASHNDWRDPGGRPTEAIDSFRQPMLATAMVVTVSQDSGRASCAEDSSVNGKRIRKRKSRWDQDAEPITHPRISQHEEQVSEEKRDCAGSVSLESSLGETVVADGSHQNSCEDVPPGFSSPPDTSRFSSNASSMAMDVSHENVSHLHCPLNVVPGNPQGKFVSRLPVSYGIPLYFLQHLGKPQAESMESWIVAPGIPFHPFPPLPQLPRERKRQSPAQNVDSQNAGHSADTAQVDECSQASFIDESSTGTSNSNLVDSEITCANSQQMCKRVKISSQDLGRRYFRQQKWNNTKVPPWLRKRNCWGYSVNNSKAGMCSIGLGNGVNGQKNWDFSDDVNCKVRRDDGNYR